The following DNA comes from Eretmochelys imbricata isolate rEreImb1 chromosome 2, rEreImb1.hap1, whole genome shotgun sequence.
AGGTAGAGGTGATGCACTTGAAAGGAAAAAGGAGCTTCTACTGCATATTCTGCACTCACAGTGGCCTAAGTAACTTGCCAGAATATCTCTAGTTTTGGGAAGGGGTCCTCCTCTTAATTGGAATCTCTTGGCTGAGGCAAGACTCAGGGCTTGATCATGCTCACACTACTTACATGAAtaaccacactgaagtcaatgggactgtacACTTGATTATGGTAACCAGAATTTGGAAACAAATCTGAGAGGATATCTTAGAAACTCTAAGCTCAGTAACTTGCTCCCATTTTAGTGTCTGCTTGTTCAAAGGAGTCTGTCAGGTCTTTTATACCCAAAAATTAGATAAAAGAAACAAGTGGGTTTGCACTATCTAATTTTTataaaattgttttcattatttctttttattctaaTTGAAATAGTTCTCCCCTTGATTTAAACATTCCCCTGAAGAGTTTGTAACCAAATAATTGCAGCAGTGTAACTgactaaaaacaaaaactacaCTGACCAGTCTTTTTTTTCCTTAGCCAAGCTAGGTGAAGTGCcgaaagtaaacaaacagcataGATGGTGAAAATACAGTAGTTTTTTCAagttatttcagttttaataatctgaGGTATTAGAGCAAACACAGGtaaggttggtttgttttttaaagaatatgatttttttttaaatgggcagtGTCCTTTAATGATAAATTTACAATGAAAACAACAGGGCCATCATAATTTTGAAATGCACTATGTCCGCCATTAACATGCTGCAAATGTCTTTGCATTATGTTTGCAGTGGGGGGCGAACCtgacaaaatataaaaattaaatacttGAATTACTTACAGACTTAATAGcaagacaaataaaataaaatccctccAATGAGCAAAATGAGCAAGAACTGCAGTATTTCCTAAGTACACAATGTAATACTCTGACCCTTATAGACAGAAGTGAAGAAGCAAGATGGACATCAAACCCATTTATTCTGAATCTTAAGTTAGCCAGCATTTTGGTTACATTGACGGGAAAAGGATGAATTTGAATTCAACCTGAGGTTTCGTCTTTTATCATTTGGAATCAATGACTTTTCCTGGCATACTGTACCTGATGGAGTCTGCACCCAGATCTCTTTGGACTCCATGTGCTAAGAGGAGAAGCATATACAgacaataaataaatttaaaaaatggtataATGTGTGGTGCATTCACTGATGCTATATAAACCTTCAACCAGTTTCACAGCCTCAGGCCCCTGACATCCTATTCCCATATGCTGTCAAAAATACCAGTGGTAACTGGTGATATACTTGATCCTAGTGGGGGAAAACAGGGatcttattttatttaacttgGAGAGGAAGGAGTTTGGTCTGTCATCTTTTGTGCTCCCACAAACTGTACTCAAGCATTAATGAACACATATAATAAATATGTATCAGATAAAAGCACCAAAATACACTCAGTAATGcaaagaaataatatattttaggGTGTGGTCAGATAAGATATTCAAAGCCTCTACTGTTGCTTCTAGAAATGTCAGGATAATTCAGAAATGTCAGTTTCTTTATGGATTTGAGGTTATAACTCAAGGATCACATAGCTCCCTCTCTAAATGCATCTGTAAAGATCATTTGAAAAGTGCAGATAGAATTGTTCATTGGTTAGTTTTACTTGAAGCTACAAAGTATATATGTGCTTTGTTTTGTCTTATCGATCAATCTAGCTTACAATTTTTAGCacaaaaaatcagaaaacaaaaataagttgtTGATGAAAAATAtgaacaacacaaaacaaaataggTTCCAATCGTGCAAATTTTGCTTCACTGGATAAAGCACTTCTTGACACAATAATGTCcagaattccccctcccccagaaaatGCAGGACTGAGACTGaagccattttttctttttctttttttttcttaaggctatacaacacaaagaaaaaaatcattgaaagAACACTTCATCAGGTGGTGGATTCTTCTGGCTCTGGAGTGAGCCTTTGACAATTGATTGTGTGGTCCGAGTTACTTGTCTCATcaggacaacaacaacaacagaaagaaagaaaaaaagtcaatgATCCCAACAATAAAATCCAAAATTGACTTTACAATCACAGGTACAAATTGCTCAGGTCGATAATTTCATTTCTCCTAAAGATCACTGTCGTCTAAAACTAATTAGAGGCGCAGGTTTCCCGAGGAATTGTCAATATTCAAAGCAAATATTGGAGTTTAGAAGGTTATCATTCTTCTACCATGACAGTCTGACTGCGTGGTTGGAAATATCATCATGTTCTGCCAAGTTCAGGGTGTCATTAAAGACTCAATCCTTGTTCTAGCTCAAGAATTTGGCTCCTATTTGGTCTTTCTTTATAGTGGAAAGACTAAGAAGCCAGAAAAGGTTGAGTATTTCCACCCTCCCATGAGGTTACCCCTTTCCAGTTTGAGATGCACTTTGTCTTCTCTCTCCATGTGGAGCAAGACTCCATTGCTGGCTGCTTCTCTGGTGACGTCTTGATCCCCTgcaaaagctgaaatcactgggtaGCCGTTTTGCATTAAACTTACCTAAAATGCAAAGAGACAAAATCTGAGTTTTCTCAATATTAAGTAATTTTTGTTTATGCACTTCATTAACCTTTCACACTCAAAAGCAACAGGTTTGAGTTAATCAAAAAGTAATCAATGATTATTCTTATTTCATTCCATCATTTTATACAGCAGACAAAATGTTCACTTTAATAAACAGTAAATGTATAAATTCTTCACTGATTGTGTTTTTTTACATACTAACTAGTGTTTATAGGTCCAAATTTTAAAGCAAAGAGAGTACAGGAATGAAGAATCTTCTATGGAGTGTTTAAATTACTACCCACCTGGATAGTTTGTCTGTTATAGACCTTGACCACGTGGAAACTGAAACTATAAATCCCTTTTCTTGGTGCTACAAATATACTGGAAGCAAGATCAAAATGGTTGCCAATATTAACTAATACCtggaaagcaaacaaacaaaaacaaatcaattaagtgccaaaaaaaaatctgcatcagCTCCATGACCTATATAAAGCCTATTGGAAATGGTAATTGCAATACAGTTAAATCATACTGCAGGGGGAAGGAGTCAATTTCCAAGGCATTTAAAAAGTATTGTAGTTCATAAAGTGATTTATTAACATAGTGATGAACCCAGACCCTGTTAAACTGAGTGAAAACACCACACCCTCAGTAAGGTAAAGGAGGGGAAGGCATATTATCACTGACAGACAGAGAAGGGAATAGTAACAGTCAAGTAAATGTGCAATGGATTTTTATATGGCACTTTTGGAACTAATTATTCCCTAAGTTTAACGTGTTAAACAAATACATAACAAAATAGGACTTGAACATGTTGCAGCTGAGTGGAGGGATGGAGGAATTATATATCATTTCTGCCAATTCActcctctctttcttttcctctggAGGGTTGGTACCAATTATAACTGACTTGAATAAATAAGTGGGATGCATTATATCCACAGGAAGAAGCTCTGGCTGCCTCAGAACCTGGGGTAAGGAATAGTGAAGACTGTTGCAAGGGAGTGCACTCGTACAATTAGAATGAGGTAAGGTGACCTTCTACGCCAAGTTAATCAGCCAAATCATTTTACCAAGTGAAAAGGGGCAGGAGAGAATCTATGGGAAGAAACTGTTCCGGGTTTGTTACTGTCcatccgtcccccccccccgtcccccccccccgaatgctCCCAATTTGCCATATTTACAATTAAGAGGAAATCACATTCACAAAATACCAACATCTACACAGTCATTGCAAGAGAGGCCTACTCCTGCTTCCACTAAAGTTAATGATGAAActtgcattgaagtcaataggatcaAGATCAGGCCCCCAATTCTTCTGCCCAATCTCCTCTCTCAGAAATCTACCTACAAACTGTTTGGGTGTTTTAACTGGGCACGGATAAAACCCACACTGTATAGTGAATGTGCCTATGTTTCATTACCTATAACTAGGCAAGTAGTAAATTTCAGTCTTTCCAAATTCAGTTGAgaaaagctgtttaaaaaaacaataaaacccaGGCAGATTAGACAACTCAAAGCAAAACACAACTGTGAACCTGGCTGAATGTTTCAAAAGGGGTTTCCGAATGTCTTTCTTGTTTTTCATCCCCACCCTGGCTCTATCCAATCTCTCAATATTCTGTGGATTACCATTCACTGTGCTTGTTAAGATAAGAGAGTCATTAAAAggaggaaagaggggaaaaaacagtcaGAGTCCTATTAagcccttccttcctttcttcccatTTCCCTTTATTTCTCAACCTACTGCTACGATGATTGGTGATCCCAGTCCGGAGTGTTTTATATTTGAGGGGTTGAGACGatgaaggggagagggaagaagggtCTAGCCAGTAGGCATATCAAACATCAGTTCTCTCCCTTTTCAGTATTTTCTATCAGACTATTAGATTTACAGGCTGCAATCCTTGTTTTGCCTTTTCCCCCCCTGAACTGAAATTATGgataaaattaaaaagcaacacccctaaaaaaaaaatcaaaaccttaaTCCCCACCATTTGCCCTAACgaactaaagaaaaaaatgaacaccaccaggaaaaagaaaatagtttCATTACTGTGGAAAAATGGAGATGAAGTTACAGGAACAAACTGATGATAGCCAAACATATACAATCAACGACGTACAGAAATCTCTCTCTGATATCAAAGGGCATGGTCGAGACTCCTCAGTTAAACTTGTAACTGATTAAGATTTAGAGagaaagaggttttttttgcggggtgtgtgtgtgtgtgtttgtttaagaTACTAACGAGTTCTAGATCCATATGCAACAGAATAAATAAAGTTGCAGATGTTCAACACGTTCGTTAATCCGAACACGCAACAATTCCCGTGGCAGCATTAAAAATCGGGAAATCCTGCGAAACGGTAGGGGGGAGCCACACAGGAAAGATACGATGGGAACAGAATGAGCTCAGGGTGCCTTGTGAGACAGTACCGCCATTCTGCACTGTATATAAATCCTGCAACATTATCCTACTCCTTCGCTACGCATCGCTTGACTACTTTGACACCACAGGACAGGAAACACCCTTCACCCAAGGGAGACGCGGTAACTCTGCCAAATCCACTCGGAATGGGCAGATTCCCTGACTCGCCGTGAGCACGGGGGTTGCTACCCTGAACGCCCTGCTGGCCTGAGGTCTGGAACGTGCGCGCCCTCGCCCCCTTCATCTCCCATCAGAAAAGGTTTGCTGGGAGCTTTGGGATCCTTGCCTGGGAGGCGCCATAGAAATGCGAAGCAGAAGCCTATGTTATGTAGCAGGCATAATGAAAATGCAAACCCTTCCTCGGGAGGATGAAGTTGCTCAGCCGGGGGGATGCTGTCTGCAAACTCCATGCAGTGGCTGGGATGCAGGCGAGGGGACCGCAGCaggggtgtgttggggggggggcagtaagTGGGGAGGGTCTGGGCGGCTAGCGATGGCGGGGTGGAGGTgcagcagccccaggggagggggccgGCTACAGCAGGAGCTGGCTGACCTGGTCGAAGTAGATGGTCATGGTGCGGTTGCTCATCTCCGACGGCTCGTGGTTGGTGCTCCGGGTGGCCGAGAAGGCCACCTTGGCGCTGCCCGAGCGCACCGAGATCCCCAAGGAGGAGGTGATGGCCCCGTCCGCCGAGGGGCTGGAGTCGCAAACCACCAGGCACTTGCCCTCCAGCACGATGGGCTCCGTGTCGTTCTGCGCACGCACCGGGCAGCCggcgggcagcagcagcagcagggccagcgCCGCcgccaggcaggagcagcagcccgcGGGCTCCGGCAGCGCCCCCCGCCGCCCGAGCCCCGGCATCTTCggcaggggccagcagctgctCCCGCTCCGGCTAGGCGCCGGCATCAGGGCGCaaggggtcggggggagggggagctgcgcCTATTTCCTCCCCTGTTCTCTCTCCGGGGCAGCTGGCTGGGGGACAGGATCCGAGTCCTCCTCCTCCGGGCAGGGCAATGAGGCGTCCTCACAGGGCGGGCGGCACACAGCCTGGCAACGGCAAAGAGAGCAATCAGCCCCCGCTCCCGGGAGAACAGGGACAGGCGCACACAGCACTAGCCCCCGGCGAGCCCAGCACTAGCCCCCGGCGAGCCCAGCACCGCCCGGCGAGCCCAGCACCGCCCGGCGAGCGCGCGCCCACCTCCCTCCCTTGCAGGGTGTCACTAAGTGGGCACAACAGGTCCAGGAGATGCCTAAGTGCCAGGCCAgatgtctcccccacccccacccccccgccccggggaggCGGGTGCTGCCGTAGTCCCACCGCAGTTTGAGATGGGAAGGTAAAGCGCACGGtggttgcatttatttatttttgctcacTCCCTTCGAAATCAAGGCAGCTCAACCCTATCGACCGATCCCCAACTCGCCTTTCATCCCCCTTGCGGAAGGCGGGTGTTTAAACCACCACTGAAGCGCCCACAGCCTGACTTTGTGTCACAGCCGCTAAGGTGCGATCGCTGCAGGTTCTCCCCCCGGTCTCGCAAAGCGCCGGGAGCCCGAGGAGCTTCACAGCCAAGGCGCCCTGCGCCCTTTCGGCTGCTTCGCTTGTGTTAGCCACAGGATTTCACAGGCACTAATAAACAATACAATCAAACAAACCCCCTTCCTACTGCGAAGCCAAGCGCTGGTATATTCCCGACGTTGCTGAGCTCTCTTTCCAAGCCCCCGTTTGCGGCAAACACTTTCTTCTGAATTACGGAGACTTTAGGCAAGGGCACCAATTTCTACTTTTAATCGATTCCACAGGCCAGCTGAGCTGTGATCGGTAGGGTGCCCGTTTGAAATGTAGCGGTTCATTAGACTCTCgggaggggaaagaaaggctaagaaatccccacccccagcctaggAAACCAAGTGGCATTTCGATTCTTTCGGAGAAGTTGCATCTCAGTTACCCTCCCTCTATAACACGAATTAAAATCGCAGTGATGTATCCCCCTCTCCCGAGAATCtaccccatcccctcctccccatggtcGAGGCGTTATTTTAAGTGGACCAGCTAGCGTCGGGTTGTTGTTGGTTACCTGGTAGGTCCATGCTGGGAGCGTAGGACTGGCTAGGTAGCTGTCCGCGAAGTTGCATGGCTTAGAGACAATGAGCTGAGATGGTgctggcagaaagaaaaggaagcaggGCTCGCCTCATTCTCTCCCGCCCATTGCCAGCaaccccccctttcctccctccctctttcacACGCACACTGACACCCGTCACTGCCTCACACGCCGGGCATAGGGGATGGAGACCACGCCGGTAAGACACCCCACCCTCGCAGGCTCacacctcccagccctgcccggtGTAGATCGTCCTAGCTGGAGGGTCCTGGCAAGGGTCAGAGCGGGCGGCTAACTCTCTGCAGCGGCAGCGAGCCGCGTTTACACCAGAGCCACCCCCCAGAGGGGAAAACACAaaacgggagaaactctcccgcaGGAGAAATCAGCTGCACGCGTGGAAAGGCGCGCCCCTAGAGATAGACAGGGGCGTCCCGATGATTCCTTATTTGCTTTTAGAGCCCGCGCCCCGGTTCAGTTGTAACTGCAAGATGCGGGGGCAACCCCCAGCGTGAAATCCATTCCTAGTGCAAATCACACTGCGGAGAGAGCACTTCAGTTTCAGCCCTGGGCGCAGCCTAAAGGAGGGCGAGCCCCCCGGGTTCCTGTCTCTGTCCCTTTAAAGCCCGCTCTTCGCTTAGGCACTAGCTCCTCATTTATTACAGCGTTTATTCCTGCGCCCTGGCATCCCAtggacactcacacacacacacacacaccccgtgcaGCTGTCTCTGGAAATAGGCTGCCTCGCATGCCAACCGCGGTTGCAGAGTGCCACCTAGCGTCGCCTTGGCGATGGGATGCGTCCCTGTGGGtatcaggaggggagggggccttTTGCCTtagaaagagcagcagcagctcgggaattccgggggaggggggagagaaaaacaggGCAGAGCTCTATCCCTTAAACTAAGttttctcctccccttttccccacAGTGCGATCTGGGAGGCTTGCAGTGCCCTACTGCTTTACAAAGCCACcagaatctccccactgtatttttcactgaatgcatccaatgaagtgagctgtagctcacaaaagcttatgcgcaaataaatttgttagtctctaaggtgccacaagtcctcctttctctttgcggatacagagtaacacagctgctactctgaaaactgccatGGTGATGTGTGTTACAGTCAAAGTTAGCATCAGTGATTACTGGCTGCAAAATATTCGCACATCTCAGTGCTGCTGCTAAGTGGTTATTGCTGAAAATAGGCAGAGCAAAGGAAAGCTTTAAAGATGAGCCCTCTTGCTaaagcaacatttaaaaatactttgaaaaaaatcgtattttttttgacatttttttaagATCCCACTACTTAGATTTCAGCATAGGAAAATAAATATCAGAAAACTTTACATAAGTCACTAATTAATAACTGCTAACTGTCTAATGCTCCCTAGTAGGACAAAATTTACAGTTAtatatcaatggcaaaattttCTGATAAATGAATGGGAAGTAAGTATTCAGCTTCAATGTTCTGATTTAACCACATGTAGGGAGCTTTTATGGGTGTCTATGTGATGGTTTGCTTCCAGAAATTAACTGTGCCCTAAAAATCACAGCTAAGTAATGTGCCAGGAATTCCAAACATATAGATTGTTATTACAAAGgaacatttaatttcagatgCAGCATAAAATTATGTTATTGGATAGTTGTCCTCTTGTGGGTGGTGGCAATGAAACTAGGAAGCTGAAAATATACAGCATTAGCAAATATCAGAAACCCAAAgcaagggccagattgtggcctTAAAGAATTATCCAATGTTGTAGGAGAGTGTGGGAAGGTGCTTATTGTGCTTCTAAAGAGAAAGGGGTCAATTCTGATGTTAGTGTAACTCCTTTTGCTCCtgaattacaccagtgtgacCAGATTCAGGCTTGAATGCCCCTCAAAAGTCTATGTAATTAAGTTTCTGTATGTAGCAATCTAACAATTAGCCAGTTTAACAAAGAATATGACAGTCTTCCACACCATGGACAATCAGAAAAGTGTTTCTGTGTTCTGAAATTCTTACAGGGATGCCCTCCTAAATCACCCCTACTCACCACATGTTGGCCTAGTTCTGGCGGGCAGCTAGTATGTATGTAGTGATAGTGCCTCAGGCCCCTCATAGACCAGAACTTCCTTgtacactgtacaaacacagaaccaaaagacaATCTCTGTTCCAAGGACTTCACAATCTACGTTGATTACATCCTAAATTGAGGATCAGCTCCGCATCACTGTCCTTGCAGctccaccacccccccaccccccccacacacacttctgcaGCCATCCATGGCATGTGGGCATAAGGGCCAGAGACTCCTGATGCCCTCTTTTTTCCACTGTAGCTGTCCTTGTGTGGGTGCACAATCTGACCTGTGATTTCTAGCTGAATtccctcatttttaaaatagttaataataatacctagctcttacatagcacatTTAATCagcagatttcaaaatgttttacaaagcaGGTTAG
Coding sequences within:
- the CBLN2 gene encoding cerebellin-2 — translated: MPAPSRSGSSCWPLPKMPGLGRRGALPEPAGCCSCLAAALALLLLLPAGCPVRAQNDTEPIVLEGKCLVVCDSSPSADGAITSSLGISVRSGSAKVAFSATRSTNHEPSEMSNRTMTIYFDQVLVNIGNHFDLASSIFVAPRKGIYSFSFHVVKVYNRQTIQVSLMQNGYPVISAFAGDQDVTREAASNGVLLHMEREDKVHLKLERGNLMGGWKYSTFSGFLVFPL